In bacterium, a genomic segment contains:
- a CDS encoding EamA family transporter — MWLILGLISAVFLGLYDVCKKASLRENAVLPVLFLATVSTALPFAVLAILSQWLGPESLGRAYVASVSWHVHGLLMLKSLIVASSWVCAYFAYKHLPITLGAPIRAAQPVLTLLGAMLIFSERFSLLGWCGMLTALGSYFALSVVGQKEGVRFVRNGWVGLLLMGAFLGAVSSLYDKYLLCRYAPMVVQAYFSLYLVVILGLVFALCWWPQRHRHTPFQWRWTIPAIGLLLAVADFCYFNALALPGSLIAMLSVVRRGNVLVSFSLGALIFKEKNIRQKAFALTGIVVGIILIGLG; from the coding sequence ATGTGGTTGATTCTGGGGCTTATATCAGCAGTTTTTCTGGGACTATATGACGTATGTAAAAAAGCGTCTCTGAGGGAGAATGCCGTTCTCCCCGTCCTGTTTCTGGCGACAGTATCAACCGCCTTGCCATTTGCAGTTCTTGCAATTCTTTCGCAGTGGTTGGGCCCGGAGTCCCTGGGCCGGGCCTATGTGGCGTCAGTTTCATGGCACGTACACGGTCTGTTGATGCTGAAATCGTTAATTGTAGCCTCGTCTTGGGTGTGTGCCTATTTTGCCTATAAACATCTTCCGATCACCTTGGGTGCGCCCATCCGTGCCGCCCAGCCTGTTTTAACATTACTGGGGGCTATGCTTATTTTTTCGGAACGGTTTTCACTTCTTGGATGGTGCGGTATGTTGACTGCGCTGGGCTCGTATTTCGCCCTTTCAGTGGTGGGGCAGAAAGAAGGGGTTCGGTTTGTTCGAAACGGGTGGGTAGGGCTCCTCTTAATGGGGGCTTTTCTTGGGGCGGTCAGTTCTCTGTATGACAAATATCTGCTCTGCCGCTATGCTCCCATGGTTGTGCAGGCCTACTTCAGCCTGTATTTGGTGGTGATTCTGGGGCTTGTTTTTGCATTATGCTGGTGGCCGCAGCGTCATCGGCATACCCCCTTTCAATGGCGTTGGACCATTCCCGCGATTGGGTTGCTACTAGCGGTGGCAGATTTCTGCTATTTCAACGCCCTGGCCCTGCCGGGCTCGCTCATTGCCATGTTGAGCGTCGTGCGGCGCGGGAATGTGCTGGTTTCGTTCAGTTTGGGTGCCTTGATTTTTAAAGAAAAGAATATCCGGCAGAAAGCGTTTGCGCTCACGGGGATTGTGGTGGGCATTATCCTGATCGGGTTGGGATGA
- a CDS encoding aminotransferase class I/II-fold pyridoxal phosphate-dependent enzyme, translated as MVVRLEDLGKTVRETQYAVRGPIVARAAELEREGREIIYCNIGNPHSFGQKPLTWIRQVLALVAYPDLLNTGKALFPSDVIEMAILILQQTKHGLGAYTESKGLSFIREAIARFIEKRDGIKADPETIYLTDGASKGVQAILEVLISSERDGIMISIPQYPLYSATITLYGGRRVDYSLDESTGWKLTLAQLEHSYQKATAEGTRVRAICVINPGNPTGAVLDEKNIEMVINFARQHHLAILADEVYQDNIYRASDSFVSFAKVLEMNHIKDVSLFSFYSCSKGLLGECGIRGGYFECRNIPDDVLFEITKMQSVSLCANTVGQVATYLMVTAPQPGQPSFDSYTHERAAILESLRVRAKLVADGLNKIPGISCQSVAGAMYAFPQITLPAGMTDDEYCMRLLEETGICVVPGSGFGQAPGTFHFRTTILPPIHKIEAVIEKLAQFQLKITG; from the coding sequence ATGGTGGTAAGGCTTGAAGATCTCGGTAAAACAGTACGTGAAACCCAATATGCTGTTCGTGGGCCTATTGTAGCACGTGCTGCCGAGTTGGAACGTGAAGGGCGTGAAATTATATACTGCAACATCGGGAACCCCCACTCTTTCGGCCAAAAGCCGCTGACGTGGATCCGGCAGGTTCTTGCGCTCGTTGCGTATCCGGATTTACTGAATACCGGAAAAGCCCTATTTCCCTCCGATGTGATCGAGATGGCCATACTGATTCTTCAGCAGACCAAACATGGGCTCGGCGCTTACACTGAAAGCAAGGGCCTCAGCTTTATCCGCGAAGCCATTGCTCGTTTCATCGAAAAACGTGACGGTATCAAAGCAGATCCCGAGACCATCTATCTTACAGACGGGGCAAGCAAAGGTGTCCAGGCTATTCTCGAAGTGCTCATTTCTTCTGAGCGCGACGGGATTATGATTTCTATCCCCCAATATCCATTATATTCAGCCACGATCACCCTGTATGGTGGACGCCGGGTCGATTACTCCCTCGACGAGAGCACAGGCTGGAAACTGACGCTGGCCCAATTGGAGCATTCCTATCAAAAAGCCACTGCAGAGGGAACCCGTGTCCGGGCTATTTGTGTGATTAACCCCGGGAATCCTACCGGAGCGGTTCTGGATGAGAAAAACATCGAGATGGTTATCAATTTTGCCAGACAACACCATCTCGCCATCCTTGCCGATGAGGTTTATCAGGATAATATTTATCGGGCCTCGGATTCGTTTGTTTCGTTTGCCAAAGTCCTGGAAATGAACCACATCAAAGATGTTTCGTTATTCAGCTTTTACTCCTGTTCAAAAGGACTTCTGGGCGAATGCGGAATTCGTGGTGGATATTTTGAATGCCGGAATATTCCAGACGATGTCCTGTTCGAAATCACCAAAATGCAGTCAGTATCGTTATGCGCCAATACCGTCGGGCAGGTGGCAACCTATTTGATGGTCACCGCACCTCAACCGGGCCAGCCTTCTTTTGACAGTTACACTCATGAACGCGCCGCTATTCTGGAATCCCTGCGCGTCAGAGCAAAACTGGTGGCAGACGGGCTCAACAAGATTCCAGGCATTAGCTGTCAATCAGTTGCAGGCGCCATGTATGCATTCCCTCAAATCACCCTGCCAGCAGGAATGACGGATGACGAATATTGCATGCGCCTCCTGGAGGAGACCGGCATCTGCGTAGTCCCCGGCTCCGGATTCGGCCAAGCGCCAGGCACGTTTCATTTCAGGACCACCATCCTGCCGCCAATCCACAAAATTGAAGCGGTGATTGAAAAGCTTGCACAGTTCCAGCTTAAGATCACGGGTTAA